Proteins from a single region of Abyssalbus ytuae:
- a CDS encoding phospho-sugar mutase, with translation MEITIETVINNAKSWLTDFFDDETKKEVQKLIDTNADELKESFYKNLEFGTGGMRGTMGVGTNRINKYTLGKNTQGLSNYLKKVFKNEEIKVAIAYDCRNNSDTLARVVANVFSANGIKVYLFSELRPTPELSFTVKHLGCKCGVVLTASHNPPEYNGYKVYWADGGQIVPPQDAEIINEIESLNFEDINFDANHSLLSIIDREIDEAFIKESINNGSFGTKGKDNFKIVFTSLHGTSITILPEVLKRAGYKNVYIVEEQAKPDGNFPTVKSPNPEEPEALTMALKKAEEVNADMVIGTDPDCDRLGVAVRGLDGKMILLNGNQTMVLMTKFLLDKWKNSGKLEGNEFIATTIVSTPMMNELAKAYDVECKVSLTGFKWIAKMIEDYPNQQFIGGGEESFGFMVGDFVRDKDAVTASLLACEIAAEAKANGSSFYQELINSYVQFGFFKEKLISLTKKGISGLQEISQMMIDLRENPVKTIDGAKVVRIEDYKSSVAKNMITGTEEKIDIPKSNVLIYYTEDGTKMAARPSGTEPKIKFYFSVKGTLNKAEDFEKVNHHLDTKIGRILSELKLS, from the coding sequence ATGGAAATAACTATAGAAACCGTTATAAACAATGCTAAATCCTGGTTAACAGATTTTTTTGATGATGAAACCAAAAAAGAGGTTCAAAAACTAATAGATACCAACGCGGATGAATTAAAAGAGAGCTTTTATAAAAACCTTGAATTTGGAACAGGAGGAATGCGTGGCACCATGGGTGTGGGAACTAATCGTATAAATAAATACACTCTTGGGAAAAACACACAGGGCTTAAGCAATTATCTCAAAAAAGTTTTTAAAAACGAAGAAATAAAAGTAGCTATTGCCTACGATTGCCGTAACAATAGCGATACACTAGCCAGGGTTGTGGCTAACGTATTTTCTGCCAATGGAATTAAAGTTTATCTGTTTTCCGAGTTAAGGCCCACCCCTGAACTTTCTTTTACCGTAAAACATCTTGGATGTAAATGTGGGGTAGTACTTACGGCTTCCCATAATCCTCCCGAGTATAATGGTTATAAAGTATATTGGGCAGATGGTGGACAAATTGTGCCTCCACAGGATGCTGAAATTATAAATGAAATTGAATCTCTCAATTTTGAAGATATCAACTTTGATGCAAATCATAGCCTATTAAGTATTATAGACCGGGAAATTGATGAAGCTTTTATTAAAGAATCTATAAATAATGGAAGTTTTGGCACAAAAGGCAAAGACAATTTTAAAATAGTATTTACTTCATTACACGGGACATCTATTACTATTTTACCCGAAGTTTTAAAAAGAGCAGGATATAAAAATGTTTATATAGTAGAGGAACAAGCCAAACCTGATGGTAATTTTCCAACAGTAAAATCTCCAAACCCCGAAGAACCCGAAGCATTAACAATGGCGCTTAAAAAAGCAGAAGAAGTGAATGCGGATATGGTGATAGGTACTGACCCCGACTGTGACAGGTTAGGCGTAGCAGTAAGAGGCCTGGACGGAAAAATGATTTTACTTAACGGAAACCAAACTATGGTTTTAATGACTAAATTTTTGCTGGATAAATGGAAAAATTCAGGAAAACTGGAAGGAAATGAATTTATAGCTACCACTATTGTTTCCACTCCCATGATGAATGAATTAGCAAAAGCATATGATGTCGAATGCAAAGTTTCCCTAACTGGTTTTAAATGGATTGCCAAAATGATAGAAGACTATCCAAATCAGCAATTTATTGGTGGTGGTGAAGAAAGTTTTGGTTTTATGGTAGGCGATTTTGTGAGGGATAAAGATGCTGTTACAGCTTCGTTGTTGGCTTGTGAGATTGCGGCAGAAGCAAAAGCAAACGGTAGTTCATTCTATCAGGAACTCATAAACAGTTATGTCCAGTTTGGTTTTTTTAAAGAAAAACTAATCTCCCTTACAAAAAAAGGCATTAGCGGATTACAGGAAATATCTCAAATGATGATTGACCTCAGAGAAAATCCTGTAAAAACCATTGATGGGGCTAAAGTTGTCAGAATAGAGGATTATAAATCTTCCGTAGCTAAAAACATGATAACCGGTACTGAAGAAAAAATTGATATCCCAAAATCAAATGTTCTGATATATTATACTGAAGATGGTACAAAAATGGCAGCAAGACCCAGCGGTACCGAACCTAAAATAAAATTCTACTTTAGTGTAAAAGGCACATTAAATAAAGCAGAAGATTTTGAAAAAGTTAACCACCACCTGGACACTAAGATTGGTAGAATTTTAAGTGAATTGAAACTTAGTTAA
- a CDS encoding glycosyltransferase family 2 protein, whose translation MNISVVIPLLNEKESLKELHDWIAKVMQSNHFSYEIIFIDDGSTDGSWETIQELSAKNQNIKGIKFLKNFGKSQALHAGFEIAYGDVIITMDADLQDNPEEIPELYSLITKDDYDLVSGWKKKRYDSIFAKNLPSKLFNWAARRTSGLKLHDFNCGLKAYKNQVVKNIDVYGEMHRYIPVLAKNAGFKKIDEKIVKHQARKYGKTKFGMERFINGFLDLITIWFISKFGKRPMHLFGALGVLMFFVGFLAAGYIGVTKLIKLYDGTPAILVTQNPWFYISLTTMVIGTQLFLAGFLGEIILRTKTGNTRYKISDTLNLN comes from the coding sequence ATGAATATATCAGTAGTAATACCACTACTAAACGAAAAAGAGTCATTAAAAGAACTTCATGATTGGATTGCAAAGGTTATGCAGTCCAATCATTTTTCTTATGAAATCATTTTTATTGATGATGGTAGTACAGACGGCTCGTGGGAGACCATACAGGAACTCTCAGCCAAAAACCAAAATATAAAAGGAATAAAATTTTTAAAAAATTTCGGGAAATCACAAGCACTTCATGCAGGCTTTGAAATAGCATATGGAGATGTAATTATAACCATGGATGCCGACCTTCAGGATAACCCGGAAGAAATTCCCGAACTTTACAGCCTGATTACTAAAGATGATTATGATCTTGTTTCAGGGTGGAAAAAAAAGAGATATGATTCTATTTTTGCCAAAAATTTACCTTCCAAACTCTTTAACTGGGCAGCAAGAAGAACCTCCGGTTTAAAACTCCATGATTTTAACTGCGGATTAAAGGCATATAAAAATCAGGTAGTAAAAAATATTGATGTATATGGAGAGATGCATCGCTATATTCCCGTGCTGGCAAAGAATGCAGGTTTTAAAAAAATTGATGAAAAAATAGTTAAACATCAGGCCAGAAAGTATGGAAAGACCAAATTTGGCATGGAACGATTTATAAATGGTTTTTTAGATCTAATAACCATATGGTTTATATCTAAATTTGGAAAAAGACCGATGCATCTTTTTGGAGCTCTCGGGGTTTTAATGTTTTTTGTTGGATTTTTGGCTGCAGGTTATATTGGTGTTACCAAATTAATTAAGCTATATGATGGCACTCCTGCTATACTCGTTACCCAAAACCCGTGGTTTTATATATCCTTAACCACTATGGTAATAGGTACTCAACTATTTCTGGCAGGTTTTTTGGGCGAAATCATTCTTCGTACCAAAACCGGCAATACACGTTATAAAATTTCTGACACATTAAATCTTAATTAA
- a CDS encoding DUF4199 domain-containing protein yields the protein MENIEPKTGKFALNYGLLLGGITIVFSLMLFMMDMHYERSTATTIVNIAVMIAVICLAIYQFKKSNEGYLSLAQALKVGIGVALVAAVIGIIYMLIFTSLIEPEFWDKSFEMAKAVMAEQNPELTSDQINNAIEMQKKFLWLTYPFILLFNLFAGFVVSLIAGLAMKKSKSEY from the coding sequence ATGGAAAATATTGAACCTAAAACCGGAAAATTTGCTTTAAATTATGGTTTACTTTTAGGAGGTATTACTATCGTATTCAGCCTTATGCTTTTTATGATGGACATGCATTATGAAAGATCTACCGCTACTACAATAGTAAACATAGCTGTAATGATTGCTGTTATATGTTTGGCTATTTATCAATTCAAAAAAAGTAATGAAGGCTATTTATCTTTAGCACAGGCATTAAAAGTGGGCATAGGAGTTGCTTTAGTTGCTGCGGTTATAGGCATAATTTACATGCTTATTTTTACAAGTCTAATAGAACCGGAATTTTGGGATAAATCTTTTGAAATGGCTAAGGCTGTAATGGCTGAACAAAATCCGGAACTAACCAGTGATCAAATTAATAATGCAATAGAAATGCAGAAAAAATTTCTTTGGTTAACTTATCCTTTTATATTGTTATTTAACCTCTTTGCCGGTTTTGTTGTGTCATTAATTGCAGGACTTGCAATGAAAAAATCTAAAAGTGAATACTAA
- a CDS encoding ABC transporter ATP-binding protein has translation MNYFKKILRFAEPYKKYGVLNIFFNILYAFFSALSFMALIPMLDVLFEKSERLYKEPTFTKLGHLKDYILDYVNYRVTKYAGDDDMKALVLVIILIFILFLLKNLFNYLAMYFITFLRNGVLKDLRNSLYKKIAELPISYFSEKRKGDVIARITSDVLEIQHSFLSVLELIVREPLTILFTIIMMLGISTKLTLFVFIFIPVSGMLISRIGKSLKKKSDKVQKEQGEFLSIVEETLGGLRVIKAFNAENSFLNKFKNSTQRFFRYSNSLLNRQNLASPTSEFLGIVVIGVLLWFGGKMVLIDKSLDSAEFIAYMGLAYNILTPAKAISKASYGVKKGNAAAERVLEILETENTIKDAPDAILKTSFEESISLSNISFKYEDEYVLKNFSLNIPKGKMVALVGQSGSGKSTIANLVTRFYDVNEGNIKIDGIDIKNIQKSTLRGLMGIVTQDSILFNDTVKNNIKLGKPEATDAEVEDASKIANAYEFIKDLPVQFDTNIGDSGGKLSGGQKQRLSIARAVLKNPPIMILDEATSALDTESEQLVQKALENMMKNRTSIVIAHRLSTIQNADNIVVLQKGEIVEQGTHNELMAKNGTYKKLVEMQSFD, from the coding sequence ATGAATTATTTCAAGAAAATCCTTCGCTTTGCGGAGCCTTATAAAAAATACGGAGTTTTAAATATATTTTTTAATATTCTTTATGCGTTTTTCAGTGCTTTATCCTTTATGGCACTAATACCAATGCTGGATGTCCTCTTTGAAAAAAGTGAACGCTTATATAAAGAGCCCACTTTTACAAAATTAGGGCATTTAAAAGATTATATCCTCGATTATGTTAATTACAGGGTAACAAAATATGCCGGTGACGATGATATGAAAGCACTTGTACTCGTAATAATTTTGATTTTTATATTATTCCTCCTCAAAAATCTTTTTAATTACCTGGCAATGTACTTCATTACTTTTTTAAGAAACGGTGTATTAAAAGATCTCAGAAACAGTTTATATAAAAAAATAGCAGAACTCCCTATCTCCTATTTTTCAGAAAAAAGAAAAGGAGATGTTATTGCCAGAATAACATCAGACGTACTTGAAATACAGCATTCGTTTTTATCAGTCCTGGAACTGATTGTAAGAGAACCTCTTACCATACTTTTTACCATTATCATGATGTTGGGCATAAGTACTAAACTTACTTTGTTTGTATTTATTTTTATTCCTGTTTCCGGAATGCTTATTTCTCGAATAGGTAAATCATTAAAAAAGAAATCTGATAAAGTCCAGAAAGAACAGGGAGAATTTTTATCTATAGTAGAAGAAACTTTAGGTGGACTACGTGTAATTAAAGCCTTTAATGCCGAAAATAGCTTTTTAAACAAATTTAAAAATTCTACTCAACGTTTTTTCAGGTATTCAAACAGCCTGCTTAACAGGCAAAACCTGGCTTCACCCACCAGCGAATTTCTTGGTATTGTAGTGATAGGTGTACTCCTTTGGTTTGGAGGCAAAATGGTACTTATTGATAAAAGTCTGGATTCAGCTGAATTTATTGCATATATGGGTTTGGCTTACAATATTCTTACTCCTGCCAAAGCTATAAGCAAAGCCTCTTACGGGGTTAAAAAAGGAAACGCGGCTGCCGAAAGGGTTTTAGAAATTCTGGAAACAGAAAATACTATTAAAGATGCCCCGGACGCTATTTTAAAAACTTCTTTTGAAGAAAGTATTTCCCTTAGTAACATATCATTTAAATACGAAGATGAATATGTGTTAAAGAATTTCTCTTTAAATATTCCCAAAGGAAAAATGGTTGCCCTTGTGGGACAATCAGGAAGTGGAAAAAGTACCATTGCCAATCTTGTTACCAGGTTTTATGATGTAAACGAAGGAAATATTAAGATTGATGGTATTGACATTAAAAATATACAAAAAAGTACTTTAAGAGGATTAATGGGGATTGTCACACAAGATTCAATTTTGTTTAACGATACGGTAAAAAATAACATTAAACTTGGTAAACCCGAAGCAACCGACGCCGAGGTAGAAGACGCTTCTAAAATTGCCAATGCCTACGAATTTATTAAAGATCTTCCTGTACAGTTCGATACAAATATTGGCGACTCCGGTGGCAAATTAAGTGGCGGGCAAAAACAGCGTTTATCCATTGCCCGTGCCGTATTAAAAAATCCTCCCATCATGATTTTAGATGAAGCTACCTCTGCTTTGGATACCGAAAGTGAACAGCTTGTTCAAAAAGCATTGGAAAACATGATGAAAAACAGGACATCCATAGTGATTGCACACCGCTTATCCACAATCCAAAATGCTGATAATATAGTGGTACTGCAAAAAGGAGAAATAGTGGAACAGGGAACACACAACGAACTTATGGCTAAAAACGGAACGTATAAAAAACTTGTTGAAATGCAGTCTTTTGACTAG